In Microbacterium foliorum, the following proteins share a genomic window:
- a CDS encoding primary-amine oxidase, translating to MSHPQPVSIDRIPTPHPLDPLTGTEIAAARAVLESAGLLGETVRVPLLLPDEPTKQELAAWVPGSPIDRRVDATLLDTATGVATEVVVSITRGEVVRNERVPNDAPPYGQPQYLFEEYERAEAIAKASPEWQAAMTRRGLAAHMELAFCGPLAPGYTGRADEVGRRVIRSLTFLKYDENDSPWAHPVEGLVVHIDLTSGSVIRIDDEGDVPVPAGHGNYYPEVQGAARTSLKPIEITQPEGPSFAVTGSLVEWENWSMRVSFNAREGLVLHDVAFDGRSVLSRASVPEMVVPYGDTAPGRFWISYFDAGEYLLGKNANHLELGCDCLGVIRYLDGYVADDHGHPVRIPNVVCMHEEDYGILWKHTDLAGRSDVRRSRRFVVSYFSTIGNYDYGFYWHFYLDGSIEVVAKATGIVFAGAGEPGVRQKHATELAPGVFAPVHQHLFCARLDVAIDGDENRLFEIDAQRIPMGPDNPFGNAFTWSETQLLSEREAQRDADTSVARAWEVQSTSRTNHVGRPTAYHLIPQPTALLMADPESSVAARATFATKHLWATRHEQGQIWPAGRYPNAHQGGAGLPEYSAGDRSLDGEDIVLWHTFGLTHFPRPEDWPIMPVDYAGFWFKPNGFLDQNPAMDVPESSQAHVSADAGCCGGGNGCNCAH from the coding sequence ATGTCCCACCCCCAGCCCGTCTCCATCGACCGGATCCCCACCCCGCATCCGCTCGACCCGCTCACCGGCACCGAGATCGCCGCAGCCCGCGCCGTGCTCGAGTCCGCCGGGCTGCTCGGCGAGACCGTTCGCGTGCCGCTGCTCCTGCCGGACGAACCCACCAAGCAAGAACTCGCCGCATGGGTACCCGGCTCTCCCATCGACCGTCGGGTCGATGCGACCCTGCTCGATACCGCCACCGGGGTCGCCACCGAGGTCGTCGTCTCGATCACGCGCGGTGAGGTCGTGCGCAACGAACGGGTCCCCAACGATGCGCCCCCGTACGGCCAGCCTCAGTACCTGTTCGAGGAATACGAGCGCGCCGAGGCGATCGCGAAGGCCTCGCCCGAGTGGCAGGCGGCGATGACCCGCCGCGGACTCGCAGCCCACATGGAACTCGCCTTCTGCGGCCCGCTGGCGCCGGGTTACACCGGCCGCGCGGACGAAGTGGGGCGCCGCGTCATCCGCTCGCTCACATTCCTGAAGTACGACGAGAACGACTCCCCCTGGGCCCACCCCGTCGAGGGACTGGTCGTGCACATCGACCTGACGTCAGGCAGCGTGATCCGCATCGACGACGAGGGCGATGTGCCGGTGCCCGCGGGCCACGGCAACTACTACCCCGAGGTGCAGGGGGCGGCGCGCACGTCGCTCAAGCCCATCGAGATCACGCAGCCCGAGGGCCCGAGCTTCGCGGTCACCGGATCGCTCGTCGAGTGGGAGAACTGGTCGATGAGGGTGAGCTTCAACGCTCGCGAAGGGCTCGTGCTGCATGACGTCGCGTTCGACGGACGCTCGGTGCTCAGCAGGGCGAGCGTGCCCGAGATGGTCGTGCCCTATGGCGACACAGCGCCGGGTCGCTTCTGGATCAGCTACTTCGACGCCGGCGAGTACCTGCTCGGCAAGAACGCGAACCATCTCGAGCTCGGCTGCGACTGCCTGGGGGTGATCCGCTATCTCGACGGCTACGTCGCCGATGACCACGGCCACCCGGTGCGCATCCCCAACGTCGTCTGCATGCACGAGGAGGATTACGGCATCCTCTGGAAGCACACCGACCTCGCGGGCCGATCGGATGTGCGCCGGTCGCGCCGCTTCGTGGTGTCGTACTTCTCGACGATCGGCAACTACGACTATGGGTTCTACTGGCACTTCTACCTCGACGGCTCGATCGAGGTCGTGGCCAAGGCCACCGGAATCGTGTTCGCCGGCGCCGGTGAACCCGGCGTGCGGCAGAAGCACGCCACCGAGCTCGCCCCCGGGGTGTTCGCCCCGGTGCACCAGCACCTGTTCTGCGCCCGGCTCGATGTCGCGATCGACGGCGACGAGAACCGCCTGTTCGAGATCGACGCCCAGCGCATCCCGATGGGGCCGGACAATCCGTTCGGCAACGCGTTCACCTGGTCGGAGACTCAGCTGCTCTCCGAGCGCGAGGCGCAGCGCGACGCAGACACGTCTGTCGCGCGTGCCTGGGAGGTGCAGAGCACCTCGCGCACCAACCACGTCGGACGCCCGACCGCGTACCACCTGATCCCCCAGCCCACCGCACTGCTGATGGCCGACCCCGAGTCGTCGGTCGCCGCACGCGCGACCTTCGCCACGAAGCACCTGTGGGCGACGCGGCACGAGCAGGGACAGATATGGCCGGCCGGTCGATACCCGAACGCCCATCAGGGCGGCGCAGGGCTGCCGGAGTACTCGGCCGGCGACCGGTCGCTCGACGGCGAGGACATCGTGCTGTGGCATACGTTCGGCCTCACGCACTTCCCTCGCCCGGAGGACTGGCCGATCATGCCGGTCGACTACGCCGGGTTCTGGTTCAAGCCGAACGGCTTCCTCGATCAGAACCCCGCGATGGACGTGCCGGAATCATCGCAGGCGCACGTCTCTGCGGATGCCGGATGCTGTGGAGGCGGCAACGGCTGCAACTGCGCCCACTGA
- a CDS encoding MurR/RpiR family transcriptional regulator has product MSIQTTIASAAEKLPPSLARVARTIADDPTIVVDSTITEIAARCDTSVASVVRFCRAIGVNGYAALRMALATELGRESVQFPAASGFGSEISAADTLREATAKVAALELLAIEETIANLDYDSLAAAVEAIDDADRVLLFGIGASGQAAADLGRKLLRIGHAAIVLTDSHEASAAASLGARKTVAIGFSHSGTTRETVHFLQTARAAAGVTIGVTGGSSSPVTESCDHALLTRAREPRLRAGAMVSRIAQLAVVDCLFVGVAQRRHAHTVHALQRTADATQPLR; this is encoded by the coding sequence ATGAGCATCCAGACGACGATCGCCTCAGCAGCCGAGAAGCTGCCACCGTCGCTGGCACGCGTCGCTCGGACGATCGCCGACGATCCGACCATCGTCGTCGACAGCACGATCACCGAGATCGCTGCCCGATGCGACACGTCGGTGGCCTCGGTCGTCCGCTTCTGCCGCGCCATCGGCGTGAACGGCTACGCCGCGCTGCGAATGGCGCTGGCCACCGAGCTCGGCCGCGAATCGGTGCAGTTCCCTGCAGCATCCGGTTTCGGCTCCGAGATCTCCGCGGCCGACACGCTGCGTGAGGCGACGGCGAAGGTCGCCGCGCTCGAGCTGCTGGCCATCGAGGAGACCATCGCGAACCTCGACTACGACAGCCTCGCGGCCGCGGTCGAGGCGATCGACGACGCCGATCGCGTGCTGCTCTTCGGCATCGGCGCGAGCGGACAGGCGGCCGCCGACCTCGGCCGCAAGCTGCTCCGCATCGGGCATGCGGCGATCGTGCTCACCGACTCGCACGAGGCGAGCGCCGCAGCGTCGCTCGGAGCCAGGAAGACCGTGGCGATCGGCTTCTCGCACTCGGGAACGACCCGTGAGACCGTGCACTTCCTGCAGACCGCGCGGGCCGCGGCGGGCGTCACGATCGGCGTCACGGGAGGGTCATCGTCACCCGTCACCGAGAGCTGTGACCACGCCCTGCTCACTCGTGCCCGTGAGCCGCGACTGCGCGCCGGGGCGATGGTGAGCCGGATCGCACAGCTCGCCGTCGTCGACTGCCTGTTCGTCGGTGTCGCTCAGCGCCGGCATGCGCACACCGTCCACGCGCTCCAGCGCACCGCCGACGCCACGCAGCCGCTGCGCTGA
- a CDS encoding N-acetylglucosamine kinase gives MSSPRALVAVDLGKSRCRAVTSRPRGADDHAAHRRPVYDGIGAPGLAAADGVAAALAAILPLKERLDESVSAVSVGAAGAWAAPEAASELAHGLADAFQAPVAVTSDVVSAHAGALDGGAGVLLIAGTGAAALGIDDEVATLVDGWGPELGDFGSGSWFGREALRAVLRASAGLAPSTALTDAVAPTIGGPAAIPAWLSSGGALPRRLATLAPLVLDAAESGDPVSAQIVAEGVGLLIASAVAASSGSHDVALHGGLTEHVWFRAALDQELRAAGRTVVVSVGDALDGALLLAERTDLPHERFVHRAE, from the coding sequence ATGTCTTCTCCGCGCGCCCTCGTCGCCGTCGATCTCGGCAAATCGCGATGCCGTGCGGTGACCTCCAGGCCGCGGGGCGCGGACGATCACGCCGCTCACCGCCGACCCGTGTACGACGGCATCGGGGCGCCCGGCCTCGCGGCCGCAGACGGCGTCGCCGCAGCACTCGCCGCGATCCTTCCGTTGAAGGAACGCCTCGATGAGTCGGTCTCGGCCGTCTCGGTGGGCGCTGCGGGAGCCTGGGCCGCCCCCGAGGCCGCGTCAGAGCTGGCGCACGGCCTCGCCGACGCATTCCAGGCGCCGGTCGCGGTGACCTCTGACGTCGTGTCCGCGCATGCGGGAGCGCTCGACGGCGGGGCAGGAGTGCTCCTGATCGCCGGTACCGGTGCAGCGGCCCTCGGCATCGACGACGAGGTGGCCACCCTCGTCGACGGATGGGGTCCAGAGCTGGGCGACTTCGGCAGCGGATCCTGGTTCGGGCGCGAGGCGCTGCGTGCTGTCCTCCGCGCCTCGGCCGGCCTCGCACCCTCGACAGCACTCACGGATGCGGTGGCCCCGACGATCGGCGGCCCCGCCGCGATCCCCGCCTGGCTCTCGTCCGGCGGTGCCCTGCCTCGGCGCCTCGCGACCCTGGCGCCGCTGGTGCTCGATGCGGCAGAGAGCGGCGATCCCGTCTCGGCGCAGATCGTCGCCGAGGGAGTCGGCCTTCTCATCGCGTCGGCCGTCGCCGCGTCTTCGGGCAGCCATGATGTCGCCCTCCACGGCGGGCTCACGGAACACGTCTGGTTCCGCGCAGCCCTCGACCAGGAGCTGCGTGCCGCCGGCCGCACTGTCGTCGTCTCTGTCGGTGATGCCCTCGACGGAGCGCTCCTGCTCGCGGAGCGCACTGATCTTCCCCATGAAAGGTTCGTGCATCGTGCCGAATGA
- a CDS encoding DUF998 domain-containing protein: MRYLGEKVVQVLRQLRGPDTADAVFEATALIVGAVFLLLGFAIGWPVFWGQEMAISGTGSIGAFAAYGGAITAVLAFALGRLVVRPATVAPDGTRDGFSVPGDRLRWYDLTAIAFAHAAIAYLGWLGIAELLERSFTGAPVFAFPGAILVAVAFALTAYVTFLSAVALTPTVLSLVLAVFLVVGAFAAMLASSDVYWWQDNLSALGMSTNSASAAFNVKLIIAGVMVTTIARYATAGLPVDDPIDRRGRFLVRGGLILMGIFLACVGIFPVDEFFLVHNTVATGMVVVFAVVVVGLPWFLRTIPRVFVALGWAYVLVIILLASFFAVGYYNLTAVELIAAVLIFSWIIVFLRTAGSVDPARRHEPVSA, from the coding sequence ATGCGATATCTGGGCGAGAAGGTCGTGCAGGTCCTGCGTCAGCTGCGGGGACCCGACACGGCGGATGCGGTGTTCGAGGCCACCGCGCTCATCGTCGGGGCGGTGTTCTTGCTGCTCGGGTTCGCGATCGGGTGGCCGGTCTTCTGGGGCCAGGAGATGGCGATCAGCGGCACCGGCTCGATCGGCGCTTTCGCGGCGTACGGGGGTGCGATCACCGCCGTGCTGGCCTTCGCGCTCGGCCGCCTCGTCGTCAGGCCCGCGACGGTCGCGCCCGACGGCACCCGCGATGGATTCAGCGTTCCGGGTGATCGGCTGCGCTGGTACGACCTGACCGCGATCGCCTTCGCGCATGCGGCGATCGCCTATCTGGGGTGGCTGGGCATCGCCGAGCTGCTCGAGCGCAGTTTCACCGGAGCCCCGGTCTTCGCCTTCCCCGGAGCGATCCTGGTGGCTGTGGCGTTCGCGCTCACCGCCTACGTGACGTTCCTCAGCGCCGTCGCGCTCACGCCGACGGTGCTGTCGCTCGTGCTCGCGGTGTTCCTGGTGGTCGGCGCCTTCGCCGCGATGCTCGCCTCCAGCGACGTGTACTGGTGGCAGGACAACCTCTCGGCCCTCGGCATGAGCACCAACAGCGCTTCGGCCGCTTTCAACGTCAAACTGATCATCGCCGGCGTCATGGTCACGACGATCGCGCGCTACGCCACCGCGGGGCTGCCGGTGGATGACCCGATCGATCGGCGCGGCCGCTTCCTGGTGCGCGGCGGTCTGATCCTGATGGGCATCTTCCTCGCGTGTGTCGGGATCTTCCCGGTCGATGAGTTCTTCCTCGTGCACAACACGGTGGCCACCGGCATGGTCGTCGTGTTCGCGGTCGTCGTGGTGGGTCTGCCCTGGTTCCTGCGCACGATCCCTCGGGTCTTCGTGGCGTTGGGCTGGGCTTACGTGCTGGTGATCATCCTGCTCGCGTCGTTCTTCGCGGTCGGCTACTACAACCTCACGGCGGTCGAGCTGATCGCTGCCGTGCTGATCTTCAGCTGGATCATCGTGTTCCTGCGGACGGCCGGGTCGGTCGATCCTGCACGTCGGCACGAGCCGGTGTCGGCCTGA
- the murQ gene encoding N-acetylmuramic acid 6-phosphate etherase produces MPNEHARLTALLDVLSTLGTEASTTERGDLDLLETAELVRRMNAEDHRVPTAVGERSAEIASAVDGITERFRAGGRLIYLGAGTAGRVGVLDASECPPTFGTDPSMVVGLIAGGETAIRAAVENAEDDGEAAATSLRELTLTERDTVVGISASGRTPYVVGGLEFARSVGALTVAIASNPASEIGAVAEIAIEVVTGPEFISGSTRLKSGTAQKLVVNMLTTLSMIKLGKTHHGVMVDLLATNEKLHARSIRTVTELTGAGVDEASEALDAAGGSVKLAILMISTGASADAAARALDEADGILRVAIARLS; encoded by the coding sequence GTGCCGAATGAACACGCCAGACTGACCGCGCTCCTCGACGTCCTCTCGACGCTCGGCACGGAGGCGTCGACGACAGAGCGGGGCGATCTCGACCTGCTCGAGACTGCCGAGCTCGTGCGGCGCATGAACGCAGAGGACCACCGCGTCCCGACCGCCGTCGGCGAGCGGAGCGCGGAGATCGCCTCGGCCGTCGACGGCATCACCGAGCGTTTCCGCGCCGGCGGGCGTCTCATCTACCTCGGAGCGGGCACCGCGGGTCGCGTCGGAGTGCTCGACGCCAGTGAATGCCCGCCGACCTTCGGCACGGACCCCTCGATGGTCGTGGGACTGATCGCCGGGGGCGAGACGGCGATCCGCGCTGCGGTCGAGAACGCCGAGGACGACGGCGAGGCTGCGGCGACCTCGCTGCGGGAACTCACGCTCACCGAGCGCGACACGGTCGTCGGCATCTCGGCGTCGGGTCGCACGCCGTACGTCGTGGGCGGCCTCGAGTTCGCGCGGAGCGTCGGCGCGCTCACCGTCGCGATCGCCTCGAACCCGGCATCCGAGATCGGTGCCGTCGCCGAGATCGCGATCGAGGTCGTCACCGGACCCGAGTTCATCTCGGGGTCGACGCGGCTGAAGTCGGGGACGGCGCAGAAGCTCGTCGTCAACATGCTCACCACCCTGTCGATGATCAAGCTCGGCAAGACGCACCACGGTGTGATGGTCGACCTGCTGGCCACGAACGAGAAGCTGCACGCGCGCTCGATCCGCACGGTCACCGAGCTCACCGGCGCCGGGGTCGACGAGGCCTCCGAGGCTCTGGATGCGGCCGGCGGCTCTGTGAAGCTCGCGATCCTGATGATCTCCACGGGGGCATCCGCAGACGCCGCGGCTCGCGCGCTCGACGAGGCCGACGGAATCCTGCGCGTCGCGATCGCCCGACTCTCTTGA